Genomic window (Vidua macroura isolate BioBank_ID:100142 chromosome 3, ASM2450914v1, whole genome shotgun sequence):
GAGTCACTGCCCGTCAAAGCTGGCAGCTTGCCAGTGGTGGCCACTTAGTACAAAGCAGAACTTTGCTACTGGAGCTTGGAATTGTTCCAGGGCTCCAAGTGAGTGCTTTGGTGGAAACTGAGAGCAAAGTTTACAAGAACTTGATGTGCCTTGTACCATGTGAAAGTCAGGAGAAATAACAGGGACTGTGTAGCTGTTGTGGGAAGGGTCAGGAGCTGTTTGTTATTTCTGATAGCTGATGATAAGTGGAAAtttgtcaggggaaaaaaaaaatatcctcaaGGCTGTTATTGTTTCCAGTGGTTAGAAacattagtttttatttttctttatttagttGACATTAaacaatgtttttgttttagaaattcagaatatttttctagaaCACCTTCTGAAACAAGCTGTTTGAAGGGAAGTAAATGCATTGTGCCCATCTCTCCTAGGGGCAGCTGGACCTTCTGAGGAGCAGTGCAGGTCTCCTGTACAGAATCAAAGATTCCCAAAATGCAAGGTAGGCCTGTGTCTGCTGGGTAAGTAAGTTTGGAACACAATTCttgtttaaaacaaatcaaacttCTTTCAAATGGTGGACCTTTCAAAAATCCTGGTGTCTGCCTTGTTTTACAGTAAAATGAAAGGTTCTGACAATCAAGAGAAGCTGGTTTACCAAATCATAGAGGATGCAGGCAACAAAGGTACTTTAAATTATGGTTGTGCATGGTACTAACTCTGTTTGCTCATGGGAGCATTCCAGTCCAGAGTCACAAATGCTTGCCCAGacaatacaaatataaaatctAGTACCCCATACCTGCTTGTTTTTCCCCAGTCCCTTCcattccttccctgctgctgggagtggCAGGCAAGCAGCCCAGGCAGTGTTCTGATGTGACTTTTGGTTGGTATATATGGAAAGAAATGgtttcttctatttatttctgttcactTCTCTGTTTTTTAACAGGTATTTGGAGCAGGGACATTAGGTACAAAAGCAATCTGCCTTTAACAGAGATCAACAAGATACTGAAAAACTTGGAAAGCAAGAAGCTAATTAAAGCAGTTAAATCTGTGGCAGTGAGTATTTTGTGACTTCCTTTTTAACAATTTCAAACATCTGCTGCATGCTTTGTATGCTTTCAGCAGGGGCAGAGAAGCCTCATTTTGCCTCCAGCTTTCTCTTTGGCTGTGCAGCAGTGTTTGACTCTGCTTTAGAGCTCAGGTCTGAGGTGCAGCAGACACTGGCTCCACAggtcagctctgtgctgtctgtCTTCACTCACCTGGTTCTCATGGGTCTGGTAAAGCAGGTGGGGCTGGAGAAGTCGGACATGGCAAAGCAGTAGCTTCTCTGTGTTCATGTGAAAGGTGCTGGCTTCATCTCGTCTCCCAGCACTGTTATAAAATGATGAGGAATCCAGATCTCTTTGTCTCTGTGTTGCCTGGGGGTCAAACAGGTTAGGGCTAGCTGGAGTCAGGTGGATTGCTGTGCCTTAGGTATAGGAGTGATACAGCTCTTCTGCAGATTGTCTGCTTGTCTGTTCCTTGCTGatgaaggaaggaatttgttGCTGAGAGCTGtgcctctccctcccacaggcaTCCAAGAAGAAGGTCTACATGCTGTACAACCTGCAGCCCGACCGCTCCGTCACCGGAGGGGCCTGGTACAGTGACCAGGACTTCGAGTCTGAGTTTGTGGAGGTGTTAAACCAACAGTGTTTTAAGTTTCTGCAGAGTAAGGTGAGTGCCAAAGTCACCTGCcatttgttttgtaaatgaGGCAAGGCTCAGGTTTTCCGTAAGTGCTGGCCGTTGTTGCAGCTAGGTTGGCAAATCCGTACTGGACTATTCTTGTCACAGTGGTGTGATGGTGGTGTATTTAATGATGGGTATTTTTCCACCCTGGGCAAGGAGGGAAGCCTTTTGTCCCCGAGGTCCAATGACAGCTATCCTAGGTGACCCAAAATTGTGTGTTCCTTATCTTCTGTGTGCCAAGCTGCCCAAGAGTACTGCTGTCCCTAAGGGCCAGCTACCCGGGAAAGAGGAGCCTGTGTTTTATCCTGGAGGGAGGGGTGCAGGATCCCTTTAGAAACGGGAAACCACGGGGGGCTTTTGTTCTCCCTGGGTGCCCGAGGGGATGGCCTGGGGCGGGTCTCCAGGTCGATACCCGAGAAGCTGCTCCAGGGGGAATTCTGCAATACCTTTTCCTGCCGAGGAGGAGTCAGACCCTCTCTCCACCATTTTCCAGCCGCCTGCCGTGTGTGTGTCCAGGAGGGGGCGGACCTGCCACCTGCCGGGAAGATTTTTCCAGCGTTTTTGGCAGCATTGGAGCCTTTTGGccaaaaattgttttaaataaataaaattgtccAAGTTTTCTTTCGTCCCTGTCCCCCTCTGATTGTTGTTTGTGGAAGTTCTGGAACCGCAGAGGCTGTTatcttttatttgatttttttcccctttctgtctTCTCCCATTTTGTCTCTTATTGGTGGAAGGAGATTGGTTAAAACTAAAGGGGAGATATCCCATTTTGGAGTCTCCACCCCGTATAATTATCTTAAACTAAGACACAAACCAGGCAGCAAACACCAGAGGACCAAAAAATCTAGGGAAAGCCACTGTGGTTTCTGCAGAGCACCTCATTTCTGAGAGGATGTAAGGCAGCAGCCAGTGAGGTAGCTCTGCCTAGAAGACAATTGCCCCTAGTCTAAATTGTCCCTGGTTCATTAAATATGTCTGCAGATTCTGGCATGTGTCCATTCCattacaatatatttttaatttgctctaGGTACagcagaaactttttttttttttgtcaacaAAATGCCATATGCTGATATTTCTTCATATTAATCTGAATTACAGTGTAAATTTTATGtcatttattataaaattatatttgattGTGCACTGCATTGTCTCACACACACCAGTCTTAAGAACGTGGCTTTAAATGCCAAACACGTGccagaaatggaaaacaagtTTTGTTTTTGAGTCTGCCTGAACTGACCCACGAAGGAGGCTCTTGGCACTGAGTGCTGACGAAGTAacctttgctttttctcaggCAGAGGCAGCTCGAGACAGCAAACAGAACCCCATGATACAGAGGAACAGCTCGTTTGCCTCATCCCACGAGGTGTGGAAATACATCTGTGAACTGGGCATCAGTAAGGTCAGAACAGATTCATCTCACTACTGTTCAAACGGGCAGTGCATGATTAGCTCTAGGAGCTGGgtgctgcaaacttgctgaagGTCTCATAAGTGTCTTAGCACCCCCAGCTTGTGTAGTGGAGGAGAGCTCTGTGGCTTCACTGCTTTTTGGGGAGGGTCACTGATACTGCCTGGCATACCAGGATAGCTTGTGCATGTGGGTTTTCAAAAATGTGTAAAGGAATTAGCATTCACATCCTTGTTAACAGTCTCAGCTGGTTTAGATTTCATAATTTCTCTTAGGTTTACATATGCACTTCAAGGAATTTGAGGGTAGGGAAAAATACCCCACCTTTACTGGTCACCATCAACAAGTATATCTTCAgcagttttgtctttttcttctttcacaatTGTTTTCTTGCCAAACTGGAACTGTATTGTGCTAGGCTGATGGAGACATCTCAGGTGCACAGGGAAGTTCTTTTTGGTAAGACCAAGGCTAGTGCAAATCAGAAGTGCTCAGGAGGTAGGAGATATTagtatttgcttttcttcttgcatATGCACAACTCCATAAAGTTCCCAGTGAGTCTGGTGTCTTTTTCTGGACTCGGTTAGAACTCTGTGGATTTCTTACTCGTGGTGTTTGCTCCTTTCCTCCTTGCAGGACTCACTGGCATGCATCTTCCCTAACATTGATTTCACAAATTGTTTCTTAGGTAGAGTTATCAATGGAAGACATTGAGACCATCTTGAATACTCTGATCTATGATGGCAAAGTGGAGATGACCATTATTGCTGCCAAGGAGGGGACAGTGGGCAGCGTGGATGGGCAGATGAGGCTGTACAGAGCCGTTAGTCCTCTCATCCAGCCCACTGGGTTGGTCAGGACACCCTGTGGACTCTGCCCTGTGAGTAACTAATTCTGTGTATCGTGAGTGGTGCATGCAGCTCTTGAACACAGGCCTGCAGTGGCCAGATGGCACATGGCAGGTTCTGCCCACGAGTCAGCCTCGGGGCTAAGCCAGCTGTGCTTAAAAGCTGCCCTTGAGGCCTTAGCTGTGGTGTCACAGGCTCTGTGTTTGGTCTGAACACCTGCTCTGCCAGGTGTTCCCCACTTCCAACCTGTCTCTTTACTGGACTGTATGTGAAAGGATGCTGTCAAGTGTAGCCTTTCCCAAATTATGTTATTGTATTTCTGATCCCAGGTTTGCCTGTGTTTTTATCAAgctaaattatttctgtctaGCTTTTGGTCTCTCCTCCCTGGACTGTGAACTGGCTTGTAGGTAAAACTTCCCAGTATGTCCCTTTGTGGTGGgatctgtttttctgttctgcctCAGAGCTGCCATAAGACTTCCTAGGTTTTGGCCTCTGTTAGTCTAATGCTGATCTAGTGGGAAAGAGGCAGAAAACCTGGGAGCATGTTACACACAGCAAGCACCGTCCAACTGGACGTAATTACTCTGCTGACACAGGGCTTCTTTTGCAGGTTTTTGATGACTGTCATGAAGGTGGTGAGATTTCTCCATCAAACTGTATTTATATGACAGAGTGGTTGGAGTTTTAAAGTCAAAGAAAACTGTAAACTGGATTCATCCTTCACAGCCAAAGTGACAAAGcagcttgctttttttaaaagcgAACTTCTAAATTTGTAAGCAACTTCAGGACATGGAGTGACAAACCAGCCATGATCAGTTGTGTGAGCTATCCTGGGAGTGGACTGGAAGTGGAGTCAGTGCTGAAGATCAAGGCTGAAGTGGAAATGTAGATCCATTCTTCAACCAAAATTGGAGATGGCAACTAAGGTGGTTAACAAAACAGATTTCTAAGCAACAGTTCAAAATAAAGTTCAAACGAGGTTGAGACATTTTAGTCTTAACATTTATCAGTCCCTCACAGCTGATCAGAAAAACTTGCAACAAGTGGTACCAAGAATGAGATCCCAAATTTTGCCTTCAGATTAATGCTACTGATGGATGCTTAAGTTCTAAAGCTGACACTTTTCTCCCACGATAGCTTCCATCTAACTGAAGAATATGAATCTGATGTGGGAAAGATTCTGAATATGTCAGACAGACACTGAATAAGTCAAACACTTACTGGTTCTTTATTATCTTTCTTACCTGCGTATTTATCATTAAACCCCTGATTTTTCTTACGTACACCTGTGCTTgatttcctgtgtttctgcctGGTGATGCATCTACTGTGTTTATTCCTTCTTCATCAAATTTCTGGTGGTGTGTTCTGCAGCTGTGTCACATACGTGGATGTCTCCACTGCAATTTTGAGTAGAGGTGTTCTGGGAAGATATGTCTTCCACAAGAGAAAGGGTTCCTCTGGCCTGATGATACAGAGAAAATTTTTATAGATTCCAGCATCCAGAGTAGCAGAGGGCTGGCCTGGCACACTGGGAGGCAGGGTGGGGTGCACAGGGTCTGTGCACAGACAGGCTGGCTCCTGTGCCACTTGCTGCCTGTGCCTTCAGCTGGCCAGGCTGATCTCTCCACAATTACTCAGTATCTTCACAAtgctctgccagcactggggAACAATCAGGGGGTCAGGCACAACACAGGGCTTGTTGCATCTGGCTATTTTCAAGTGTGCCTGGCTGAAAACAAGCCCTTTGGACACTGTGTTGGGAGGGTGCTGGGAAAGCACCTCTGTGGCTGAGTTAGCAGCATCCTGGGTAACCTGGCAGAGGGTTAACGTAGATTTTGGAACAGTTCACCTCATAAGGGTAAGAGACTTTACATCAGCATTTTCAGTACTGTCCAGGAGTTTGCACTTTCTAAAAGCAGTCTGGATCACATACGAAAGTGTTCACATCTTGCTTGATTTCCATTTCCCTTCTTACAGCGAGGATGGAGGACAGAAGCTAATGAAGGTGCTgtacaaagaattaaaaaacctCCCATGGCTCCTGTCCCACGCAGGGGGGGTATGGAGGCAGAGGCAAAGGCTCCTCGTCTGGGAGCAGCTGAGTGTGTACTGGAGCAAACAATGAGCACTGATGAGCTGGCAAGGCCACGGAAGGACTCTGATTGTCCCAGGAGGTGAGCACCCGCAGCGGGCTCTCCTTTTGCTGCAGGGTTGTCTCCAGGTGAAAGGGATGCATATCTCTGCAGAGGCTGAAGGGCTCTTAGGAAAGAGATGTGGGGGTGAAGTGATTGGAGCTTCattctccctctgcccccttTAACcactgctcccttccctggAAGGCGCCTTGGATCAGACATCCTTTATTCCAGCCAAGGTAATTTCATTGAGATGTGGGGCTGGGGTTGTCTTTGTCTTCCTGTCTTCAAAGGGGACCTGACACAATGGGGTCCtgagcctgcagctgcagagataACACAATGTTTGTGCTCCACTGCAGCTAGAAGATAACTTCCAGGGGAACAACAGGGCTTTGTCATGCAGGTATGTCACTTTATGCTCTATAGTCACATTCACTGGCaataagaaaaaggagagaaagctTCTCCTCAGTGAACAGCTTTAGGAAGTAGATAGATGGTTTATTAAGCTCTTTAAATTTTGGCATTGTGTTTATCTGGCTTAGATGACCTTAGTGGTATCTGAAACTTCTTAGTGTTGAAGCTGTAACAAGACTTTTCATATCTGGGGGAAAAGTGCCTATAagggaaaagtaatttcaatTTAGTTTCTAACAGATAGGAATCTGTCTGTTCTATTTCTACATGAATCAGAGAAATGATCTTTCTGTCACTCTGGTTCTTCATGAACTTGGCTGATCTATCAGCCTGACATTCTTATCTGAAAAGGGAGTAAATGCTAAAAGGTAGCATAAATGGTGTCCTAAGTTTTGTCAATCTTCCCCTTGGCGAAGCTGTCCCTATTCCAAACTGGTATGAAATGTAATCTTTTGAGGATGCTACTATAGTAGCTCCAGTACTCAATATGAAAACACTTACGTGTGGAAAGCTGAATTATCCCTTAAAACATGGATGACAAACAGGAAGCATGACCTGCTCATTTGTTTTCTCAGGCAAGAGGTCAGCGTTCTGCTGCAGGACCAGGAGATCCCTCCTGAGCTGGAGAGAGCTCATCCTTGTTTTCATGAGCCCCGATCCTGCTGTCACCCCATGAGCCTCTTTGGAGTGGTTGCCTCACTAGTAGCAGCCAGCTGTCCAAAGGCAAGTTGGAGGGTGGGCACACCCAGACGCCACACGGAATCGAGTGCAAAATCGTGTTTTAATTCCAAGAGAAACATTCACTATGGTAGCTGGCTGCACTGTGAACTGACAGTGTACAGCTGGCAGGTATTCCCTGCACGTGTAGCCTTTACACTGCAAAGTTTAAAACATGAGGATGAATGGCAAACTTGAAGCTTTGGTACTGAAAACACTTTCCCCGTGGCTGAGTGgctgtttgattttttcctgGGTTGGGTTGTTTGGCTGGGGGTTTTGTATTTTCACTTTGATGGGGACTGAGCCGTCGGAGGAGTGACGGGTGATTGCTGTTCCTCTGGTGCTGTTAGAGCACCATCTCCTGTCTCTTCCTGGGATGGCTCCAACAGGGAAAAGCTCGCTCTTAAGCCGTGCTGGTTTCTTTTTTGCCTCCACATGCAGAggagattttgggaagaaaCTCGAGTGAGTGGAGACAACTGGGTCTCCTGTTGCTGCTAAACACTTGATGCTTTGAAGCAGGGTACAGACACCTCAAACAGAGCTGTCCTGTGCCACACACAGACCACCTTTCCCTCCTCTTGCTCTGCTTGGCTGGGGCTTTGTGTCATTTCACCTGTGAGAAATGCATGGCTGGGCCCTCCTCAGCCATGCCGAGCCCAGCTTAGCttgcagcctggaggagactgaaaGGTGGCGTGACAAGATCCACAGGTGGTGTCCGAGTTCTTGCTGAAAATGTTCATTTCCACCACGAGAAAGTTGGTCATTGCACTTTGCTCACTCTTCAGGAAATCTTCTGGGGAATGGGGAGGACAGGAACCGGAGCTCAAAGTTCTCCTCTCTGTCAGCTGTTTAACACAAACCAAGTTGGGGCTTGTGTAGGCAGCCTGtggtgttttcctttctcccactTTTGGAGCAAGCTTGTGCTTCTTTTGGGAAATGCTTTTGGGAAAGCTTTTACTCGGGTTATTTGTTCCACAGACACAGGGCTTTGAGATTGTGCTCCTCTTCCAAACTGCTTTGGTTTAACCCAGCAGACAGGTAAACACCCCTCAGGTGTTCCCTTACTTCCTCCCCAGTGGGATAGGAGAGACAAttgtaaaaaaaagtaaagcttGTAGATTCAGATGAGGACAGTTTAACAGGGCAgaacaggaagggaaaataaatccaGTGATGAACAATAGAGttgctcctcctctgctgaCCATTGCCCAAGGAGTGCCAGAGCAGTGGGCTGAAGCCAGCAGCCAACTCTCCCCAGATGTTTTGTTCAGCATGACACCATATGataaaaaataaggaatatCCCTTGGGCCACTTGGGATCGCTTGTCCTGCCTTTGTCCCCTTCCAAATTATTGTGCACCCCCAGCTTTCCTGGCTGACAGGAAGAACCTGAAAAGCCCTTGACTTAGCATAAGAATTGCTCAGCAAGGACTAAATTATCAGGGTGTATCAATATCTTCATAATCCTAAATCAAAAAATGCAGCACTAAACCAGCTCAGAGGGAGGGAAATTAACTCTGAAAGTTGAAAGCAGGACACAAACTCACAATAGTTGCTGAATATTTTAGTTAATTTAATGTTTGCAGAGGGGGGCACTATGGCCTTGAAGCCCTGGGTCCTGGTAAGGCTCTTTGCTGTTGAGAGGTGGCAGTGGGAGGAAGATGTAAACAAACAGACACCTTCAGAAGAGCAGATCTGCTTTGCCTCCTACTTGGAGAGCCAGTCCTGGGTCTGAGAATGTTAGCAAGATTAGTAATTTGAATTTTACACACTTCAGCATACACATATCAGTAGTATGCTTCTacttttttattccctttgtaTTTGGGATGTCAGGAAGCTGGGAAGGCAAAAATTAATGTTCACC
Coding sequences:
- the POLR3F gene encoding DNA-directed RNA polymerase III subunit RPC6, whose amino-acid sequence is MAEVKVKPEAPDPMDIESRIIELCQQFPHGITDQVIQNDMPHMEAQQRAVAINRLLSMGQLDLLRSSAGLLYRIKDSQNASKMKGSDNQEKLVYQIIEDAGNKGIWSRDIRYKSNLPLTEINKILKNLESKKLIKAVKSVAASKKKVYMLYNLQPDRSVTGGAWYSDQDFESEFVEVLNQQCFKFLQSKAEAARDSKQNPMIQRNSSFASSHEVWKYICELGISKVELSMEDIETILNTLIYDGKVEMTIIAAKEGTVGSVDGQMRLYRAVSPLIQPTGLVRTPCGLCPVFDDCHEGGEISPSNCIYMTEWLEF